The sequence AGGTGCTGCAGCAGGGGGTGGACCTGTTCAGCGATGTAACGGACTTTTTGGGCCAACGGACCGGCACAAGGAGGACGTCCCCGTCCGCCGAGGATCGGGCCGTGCTCCTGGAAACCGATGCTGCCGGTGCCGCACACGATGTCCGGCGGCAATCCGCCCGGGACGCAGCCCGGTTGCGTGAGGACCGCGAACGGGAACGGTCCAGAGGCAACGCTGGCTGGGGCGGTTCGGGGCTGGACATGTCCGGGTCCAGGGCGATCATTCGCGATGCGGAACGGCTACAGGACCGACAGGACGAAGAGGACGTCCTTTTCGAAGGCGAACAGGACGCCCGGACCGGGCTGCGATCGGCCCGAAACCGCGCGAACATGCTGCGCATCGGTGAGACCGGCTCCGCCGAACGTTCCATCCTGTCGCTGGGCTCGAAGGTCTACGGGAGGAACTGATCATGACGATATCCTCAACCGAGACCAAGGCGATTTATGTCGGGGACGGGTCCACGAACACCTTCCCCGTGCCGTTCATGTTCCTGCGCAACGAGGACATCCGGGTCCTGCTCGTTGACGAGTACGGCCTGGAGCTGCCCCGTTTTGAAGGAATCGACTACACTCTTTCCGGAGTCGGCGACCAGATGGGCGGGACATGCGTCCTTTTCGAGCCGCCCGCTACGGGGCGGACCGTGGTCATCCGACGTGAACCGGCATTGGTCCAGGAAGTGGATTACGTGGAGAATGACGCCTTTCCGGCCGCCACCCACGAAGCCGCCCTGGACAAGCTGACCATGATCTGCCAGGCCCTGGCCGAAAAGCTGGACCGCGCTCTGACCTTCAGGATTTCCTCGGCCGTGACCGGCGTGAACCTGCCCGAACCCGGGCCCGATCTCGTGCTTGCCTGGAACGCCGAAGGAAACGACCTGGTCAACAAGGATGTGGCCGGGGCGGGCGGCCTGACCGTTCCGGTGCCTATCAGCCAGGGCGGCACCAACGCGGACAACCCGGCCGAGGCCCTGTTCAATCTG is a genomic window of uncultured Pseudodesulfovibrio sp. containing:
- a CDS encoding phage tail fiber protein, which gives rise to MTISSTETKAIYVGDGSTNTFPVPFMFLRNEDIRVLLVDEYGLELPRFEGIDYTLSGVGDQMGGTCVLFEPPATGRTVVIRREPALVQEVDYVENDAFPAATHEAALDKLTMICQALAEKLDRALTFRISSAVTGVNLPEPGPDLVLAWNAEGNDLVNKDVAGAGGLTVPVPISQGGTNADNPAEALFNLGFGAVGVTVAGCEEEAEVLAAIGAEPADADLLKADKPGLLRAAYGDDVQVHSGPDLSGLAVVRNHVAWTLTGASLFSDVSLPYDGTYVFHVYPGGNSLALAASYKSDGLLPSPSLNAGEIRIAVEQFNARKTIVSLQNVEV